In Streptomyces sp. SID8374, one genomic interval encodes:
- the gyrA gene encoding DNA gyrase subunit A, with protein sequence MADENTPVTPEPVMPDEEAAIPGVGMRVEPVGLETEMQRSYLDYAMSVIVSRALPDVRDGLKPVHRRVLYAMYDGGYRPEKGFYKCARVVGDVMGTYHPHGDSSIYDALVRLAQHWSMRMPLVDSNGNFGSPGNDPAAAMRYTECKMMPLSMEMVRDIDEETVDFQDNYDGRNQEPTVLPARFPNLLVNGSAGIAVGMATNIPPHNLREVAAGAQWYLEHPDASHEELLDALIERIKGPDFPTGALVVGRKGIEEAYRTGRGSITMRAVVAVEEIQGRQCLVVTELPYQTNPDNLAQKIADLVKDGKVGGIADVRDETSSRTGQRLVVVLKRDAVAKVVLNNLYKHTDLQSNFGANMLALVDGVPRTLSIDAFIRHWVTHQIEVIVRRTRFRLRKAEERAHILRGLLKALDAIDEVIALIRRSNTVEIAREGLMGLLEIDEIQANAILEMQLRRLAALEHQKITAEHDELQAKINEYNAILASPERQRQIVSEELAAIVEKFGDDRRSKLVPFDGDMSIEDLIAEEDIVVTISRSGYVKRTKTDDYRSQKRGGKGVRGTKLKEDDIVDHFFVSTTHHWLLFFTNKGRVYRAKAYELPDAGRDARGQHVANLLAFQPDEKIAQILAIRDYEAVPYLILATKGGLVKKTALKDYDSPRSGGVIAINLREMPDGSDDELIGAELVSAEDDLLLISKKAQSIRFTATDDALRPMGRATSGVKGMSFREGDELLSMNVVRPGTFVFTATDGGYAKRTPVDEYRVQGRGGLGIKAAKIVEDRGSLVGALVVEETDEILAITLGGGVIRTRVNEVRETGRDTMGVQLINLGKRDAVVGIARNAEAGREAEEVDGADDADGETAEVHAESVVEGTVEGTEPSTGEHEE encoded by the coding sequence ATGGCCGACGAGAACACCCCTGTGACACCTGAACCCGTGATGCCCGACGAGGAAGCCGCGATCCCCGGCGTGGGCATGCGTGTCGAGCCGGTCGGGCTCGAGACGGAGATGCAGCGCTCCTACCTCGACTACGCGATGTCCGTCATCGTCTCGCGTGCGCTGCCCGACGTACGGGACGGCCTCAAGCCCGTCCACCGCCGGGTGCTGTACGCGATGTACGACGGCGGGTACCGCCCCGAGAAGGGGTTCTACAAGTGCGCCCGCGTCGTCGGTGACGTCATGGGTACGTACCACCCGCACGGCGACTCCTCCATCTACGACGCCCTGGTGCGCCTCGCGCAGCACTGGTCGATGCGCATGCCGCTGGTGGACTCCAACGGCAACTTCGGTTCCCCGGGCAACGACCCGGCCGCCGCCATGCGGTACACCGAGTGCAAGATGATGCCGCTGTCCATGGAGATGGTCCGGGACATCGACGAGGAGACCGTCGACTTCCAGGACAACTACGACGGCCGCAACCAGGAGCCGACGGTCCTGCCGGCGCGCTTCCCGAACCTGCTGGTCAACGGCTCCGCGGGCATCGCGGTCGGCATGGCGACCAACATCCCGCCGCACAACCTGCGCGAGGTCGCCGCCGGTGCCCAGTGGTATCTGGAGCATCCCGACGCCTCGCACGAGGAGCTGCTGGACGCGCTGATCGAGCGCATCAAGGGCCCCGACTTCCCCACCGGCGCGCTGGTCGTGGGCCGCAAGGGCATCGAGGAGGCGTACCGCACCGGGCGCGGCTCCATCACGATGCGCGCGGTCGTCGCGGTCGAGGAGATCCAGGGCCGCCAGTGCCTGGTCGTCACGGAGCTTCCGTACCAGACCAACCCCGACAACCTCGCGCAGAAGATCGCCGACCTGGTCAAGGACGGCAAGGTCGGCGGCATCGCGGACGTCCGCGACGAGACCTCCTCGCGTACGGGGCAGCGCCTGGTCGTCGTGCTCAAGCGGGACGCGGTCGCCAAGGTCGTCCTGAACAACCTGTACAAGCACACCGACCTCCAGTCGAACTTCGGCGCCAACATGCTGGCGCTCGTCGACGGGGTGCCGCGCACGCTGTCGATCGACGCGTTCATCCGCCACTGGGTGACGCACCAGATCGAGGTCATCGTCCGGCGTACGCGGTTCCGGCTGCGCAAGGCCGAGGAGCGGGCGCACATCCTGCGCGGCCTGCTGAAGGCCCTGGACGCCATCGACGAGGTCATCGCCCTCATCCGGCGCTCCAACACCGTGGAGATCGCGCGTGAGGGCCTGATGGGCCTGCTGGAGATCGACGAGATCCAGGCGAACGCGATCCTGGAGATGCAGCTGCGCCGGCTGGCCGCGCTGGAGCACCAGAAGATCACCGCCGAGCACGACGAGCTCCAGGCGAAGATCAACGAGTACAACGCGATCCTGGCCTCGCCCGAGCGGCAGCGCCAGATCGTCAGCGAGGAACTGGCCGCGATCGTCGAGAAGTTCGGCGACGACCGGCGCTCCAAGCTGGTGCCCTTCGACGGTGACATGTCCATCGAGGACCTGATCGCCGAGGAGGACATCGTCGTCACGATCTCCCGCAGCGGCTATGTGAAGCGCACGAAGACGGACGACTACCGCTCGCAGAAGCGCGGCGGCAAGGGCGTGCGCGGGACGAAGCTCAAGGAAGACGACATCGTCGACCACTTCTTCGTATCGACGACGCACCACTGGCTGCTGTTCTTCACCAACAAGGGCCGCGTCTACCGGGCCAAGGCCTACGAGCTCCCGGACGCCGGCCGGGACGCGCGCGGCCAGCATGTCGCCAACCTGCTGGCCTTCCAGCCGGACGAGAAGATCGCCCAGATCCTGGCGATCCGCGACTACGAGGCCGTGCCGTACCTGATCCTGGCGACGAAGGGCGGTCTCGTGAAGAAGACCGCGCTCAAGGACTACGACTCGCCGCGCTCGGGCGGTGTCATCGCGATCAACCTGCGCGAGATGCCGGACGGCAGCGACGACGAGCTGATCGGCGCCGAGCTGGTGTCGGCCGAGGACGATCTGCTGCTCATCAGCAAGAAGGCGCAGTCGATCCGGTTCACCGCGACGGACGACGCGCTGCGCCCGATGGGCCGTGCGACCTCGGGTGTCAAGGGCATGAGTTTCCGCGAGGGGGACGAACTGCTCTCGATGAATGTCGTCCGGCCCGGTACGTTCGTCTTCACCGCAACCGACGGCGGGTACGCCAAGCGCACCCCCGTCGACGAGTACCGCGTCCAGGGGCGTGGCGGCCTCGGCATCAAGGCTGCCAAGATCGTCGAGGACCGCGGTTCGCTCGTCGGTGCGCTGGTGGTGGAGGAGACGGATGAGATCCTCGCCATCACGCTCGGCGGTGGTGTGATTCGTACGCGAGTCAATGAAGTCAGGGAGACGGGCCGTGACACCATGGGCGTCCAACTGATCAATCTGGGCAAGCGGGATGCCGTCGTCGGCATCGCGCGCAATGCCGAGGCCGGTCGTGAGGCGGAAGAGGTCGATGGGGCCGATGATGCTGATGGCGAGACGGCCGAGGTCCACGCCGAGAGCGTGGTAGAGGGCACTGTCGAGGGCACGGAGCCCTCGACCGGGGAGCACGAGGAGTAG
- a CDS encoding DUF3566 domain-containing protein: protein MTDTRGPQPQYEGYATGPLPGEREPAPGPSGPYHPPQAYQAPGGGTQGGQQRPGQGGDTLGGVQATRKPRTGARTTPRTRKARLRVAKADPWSVMKVSFLLSIALGICTVVAAAVLWMVMDAMGVFSTVGGTISEATGSNESNGFDLQSFLSLPRVLIFTSVIAVIDVVLATALATLGAFIYNLSAGFVGGVELTLAEDE, encoded by the coding sequence GTGACGGACACACGAGGGCCTCAGCCCCAGTACGAGGGTTACGCGACCGGGCCGCTGCCCGGCGAGCGTGAGCCCGCACCGGGGCCGTCGGGGCCGTACCACCCGCCTCAGGCGTACCAGGCGCCCGGCGGCGGGACCCAGGGCGGCCAGCAGCGCCCCGGGCAGGGCGGGGACACTCTGGGCGGCGTGCAGGCGACGCGCAAGCCGCGCACGGGGGCGCGGACCACTCCGCGTACCCGCAAGGCCCGACTGCGGGTGGCCAAGGCCGACCCGTGGTCGGTGATGAAGGTCAGCTTCCTGCTGTCGATCGCCCTGGGCATCTGCACGGTGGTGGCGGCGGCGGTCCTGTGGATGGTGATGGACGCGATGGGCGTCTTCTCCACCGTGGGCGGCACGATCAGCGAGGCCACCGGCTCGAACGAGAGCAACGGCTTCGACCTCCAGTCGTTCCTGTCGCTGCCGCGCGTGCTCATCTTCACGTCGGTCATCGCCGTGATCGACGTGGTGCTGGCCACCGCGCTGGCGACGCTGGGCGCCTTCATCTACAACCTCTCGGCGGGCTTCGTGGGCGGCGTGGAGCTCACGCTGGCCGAGGACGAGTAG